In Deinococcus maricopensis DSM 21211, the sequence CCCGCAGTTCGGTATGGCGGGACCTGAAGCCGTTCCTGCTCGCCACCCGCCCGGACGGCGACGCGAGCGCACGCGCGCTGGACCTGCTGCGCGCGTGGGACGGGCAGGAACGCACGGACAGCGCCGCACCGACCGTGTTCGAGGGGTGGCTGCTGAACCTGCAGAACATGGCGCAGGACGAACTGGGCGCCGGCGTACGCCTGAACAGCCTCGCGGTCCTGAACCAGCTGCGTGCGCGCGGCCCGCTGTGCGCCGAGGGCGGGCAGGGCGACTGCGCGCGCCTGCTCACGCGGACGCTCGCGGCGACCGTCACGGCCCTGCAGGGCCGCCTTGGGCAGGACCCGAACGGCTGGACGTGGGGCCGCGTGCACGTGAGCCGCAGTGACCACGGCGCGTTCGGCGGCGTGCAAGCCCTCGCGTGGCTGTGGAACCGCAGCGTCAGCGCGCCCGGCGGCACGAACACCGTGAACGTCGCCCGCCCCGCCGACGCGTCGCTGGCGTTCACGCACGCGCCCAGCTACCGGCAGGTGATCGATCTCGCACACCCGAACCGCAGCGTGTTCATCGGCACGCTCGGGCAGTCCGGGAACGTCTTCAGCGAGCACTACGCCGACCAGCAGGCACTGTGGGCGCGCGGCGCGTACCTGCCCATGAGCACCGACCCACGCGACTGGGGCCGCACGCAGACGCTCACGCTCACGCCCGGCCAGTAACCACACGTCCCCAGTTTCCGCCGGAACCGAACACAAGCGCCCCCGCTCACGTGGGGGCGTCCGCATGCATGACCCCATCCACCGGCCCAACCTGCTCCTGCCGGACGTCACGCGGCCCGCCACGGACAGCAAGCGCGTGCGCCGCGTGGTGCGGGACGTGTACCCCCGTCCCGCCCGGCCCAGCGAGGCCCTGAACGACGGGGACGTCGTTCAGGGCGGCGTGGCTGCACGCCGCCGGCCTGCGCCTCCTGGAATCACCATGCGGAACTCCAGGGTCACCGCGCGCCGGTGTACGGCCTCAGCCCCCAGAGCACCGCCGATCAGCGCTCAGCGGCCGCTTTGCGCTCCGCTCATCGCGGGGGGCGGCTCGTCCGGCATGTCATGTACCCGGTGTTCCCGCCGGACCGGAACGCGCCCAGACGTCCTTTCATGGTTCGCGGCGCAGCCGGCCCTACACTGAGGGTATGAAACGCCTCGCAGGTCTACTGCTGCTGGCGGGCGGCCTGAGCGCCTGCACGCCCCTGGTGCTGCTCGGAAAACCCGTCGCGGACGTGCGCGTGGGCGCCAACGTCCGCGGGAACATCGCGTCGGACGGCGGGGTGCAGCAGGGCGACCCGCTGAATCTGGAGGTCCGCGTCTCCCGGGACGCGTACGTCACCGCGTTCCTGCTGCCGCCCGACGGTCACGCCGTCCGGCTCGGCGCGGCGAACACGCCCGCCACGGCCAGCAATGCCCTCACCTTTGCGCTCCCGACGAACGCGCTCGGGCGTACGGAGGTGTTCGCCGTGGCCGGCACGTCTCCCCTGCCCTTCCCGGACACCACGCCGGGCGGCGGCACGAACGGCTTCGCGGACTGGCTGAAGGCCTCCCTCGCGGGCGTGCCAGACCGCGCGTGGAACGTCACCCCGCAGTATTACCGCGCGACGCAGTACGGCGCGCTGCGCGTCACGGCCTTCCCGGCGGGCGCGACCATCCAGCTGGACGGCCAGACGGTCGGCGTGGCCCCCGCCCTGCTGGAGCGCGTGGAGGTTGGCGCGCACACCCTCACGGTCAGCGCCGCCGGGTACGCGCCGGAGCAGCGGCCTGTGAGCGTCCGCGCGGGCGCCGTCGGCACCGAGGCGTTCACGTTGCGGCGCCTCCCACGCCCCGCAACGCTCGTCGTGACCAGCGACGCGCCTGCACGTGTCAGCCTGGATGGGCGCGAGGCAGGCCGCACCCCCTTCACGGCGCGCATTCGCACGGGCGAGCGCACCCTGAAAGTCACGCCCGACAACACCGCGCTGGCCCCCGCCACGCTGCGGCTGCGGGCGCCCGAGACGGCCGTCCTGACGGTCGAGTGCCGCACCGGCACCACCTTCACGTGCGCGCTCGTGAGCGTCCTGCCCGGCGAGTAACCCCCACTGAAGGCGGCGGCGTATCACGCCGCCGCCTCCGGGTAGCGTCAGCCGCCCGGGTTGTAGGTGCAGTTCACGGAGAACTGCTGGAAGAGCTGCCAGCGGGACGGCACGAACAGCGGCCCGATGCGTTCCTTGCTGATGGCCTTGCGGCACACAGCGCCGTAGAGCGCCATGAGCGCCGGCGGGTCGGGTTGCTGGTGGGTTTTCACCTCCAGCGTGGCGGCGCGCTGCAGGAGGGTCAGACTCAGGCTGTCGTTCCGGGGCACGCCGGGACGACCCTGCTGCAGGATCCGGGCCGCGCGGTACAGGGCGGTGCTGCTGCGCAGCTGGTCCAGCAGCCCCAGGGCGCGCGCGTACTGCCCGAGGTCCGCGTACCTCCCAAATAAGTCTTCGGTGATGTCCACGTCGTCAGGCGCCAGCTGGTGCGCTTCTTCCAGGTACTGGAGGCTGCGAGCGGCGCTCACCTGCACGAGGGCGCGGACGGGGTTGCCGTCCGGGTTCACGTTCGGGTCGGTCAGGCGCGCGAACTCCAGCGCGACCTGCGCCCGCTCGGCACCTTTGGCGCCTTCGTAGGCGCGGGTCAGCCAGGTCAGCGCGAGCGGCCCGTTGCGGGGCTGTTCGAGCAGCCCGTAGGCGGACGTGTAGCAGCATCTGCGCGTCGAACTGACGCGCTTCAGCGGCGCGTGTGTACCACAGTAGCGCGGTCTGTCGGTCTTCGACGGCGCCCTGTGTGACCCCGCCGAGGTCGAACGTGCGCGCGTAATCGTACTGCGCGACCGGGTTGCCGGCCAGCGCGAACGGCTTCACCTGAGCCCTCAACGCCAGGACGCGCGGGCGGTTGAGCGTCTGGAAGGACAGGGCGCGCGTGAGTTCCTGGCGTTGCGTGAGCGTCCAGGCGTTCGTGCGGGTCTGCGTGGAGGCGGCAGGAGCCGCGAGTCCGCTGAGCAGGCAGGCGCAGGCGAATACGGCACGCCGTGGGAATGGTGGGTGGTGCAGCATGAGAGCCTCCGTAACCCCTGGGCGCTGGGGGTCGTGACGGAAAGTACCGATCACCCGGGGTGCGGCGGTGTGCGAACTTGCGCCGCCCGGGGGTTCCCTCATGCTTCGCGGCAACGCGAAGGGACGGTGCCGACGCACCGTCCCCTGAACCATGGTCTGCGTTACGCTTCGGTGCCGAGCTGTTCGCGCGCCCAGGCGTAGAACTCGGGCTTGTAGAACTCCAGGCGCACCTTCTTGTACTCCTTGGTGCTGTACAGGATGGCGTGGTCCACGCCGGGCGCGACCTCGTCCGCGATGGCCTGGATCTTCCCGAACGCTTCTTCCTTGCTGCGGCCGTGCACCATGGTGAAGATCGTGTACGGCCACTCGGGGTAGGTGGGGCGCAGGTAGCAGTGCGACACGGCCTTGAATTCCGCCATTTTGCGGCCCGTCTCGGCGACGTCGGCTTCCGGCACCGCCCAGACGCCCATGGCGTTGAACGTGAAGCCGGCCTTCTGGTGCTTGAACACGGCGCTGACGCGGCGGAGCGCGCCGGCGGCCTTCATCTGGTCGGCGTGCGCGGCGAGTTCGTCGATGGTCATGCCGAGCGCCGCGCACGCTTCGGCGTACGGCTCCTCGGTGAGGGGGAGGTCCTTCTGGAACTCCAGCACGAACTGCCGGTCGGTGTCGGTCACCTGGTAGCCGATGTTGCGGTTCTCGTTGGTGTACTGCGGGGCGCTCTTGGCGTTCCACGCTTCCTTGCCGGTCATGTCGAACTCCACGCCGATCTTGAAGAGGTGCAGGGTGGGCATCAGGCGCGTGAGGCGGGCGCCGCTGAGCTCGTGGAGTTTCTGGACGTGCGCTTCGAGGTCGCTTTCGGACGGCACGGCGATGGTGTACCAGAGGTTGAAGTCGTGGTTGCGTTTGTAGTTGTGGCTGACGCCGGGGTGTTCATTGACGATTTCGGCGCCGGCGTCGAGGTGGTCCTCGTCGTATACGGCGGCGACGAGGCTGCTTTTGTACCCGAGGGTGCGCGTGTCGAAGATGGCGCTCACCTGGCGCAGTACGCCGGCGGCTTTGGTTTCGCGGAGGATGTCGAGCGCTTCGGCTTCGGTGAGGCCGACGTCCTGCGCGAGCACCTGGTAGGGGCGCGCGACGATGGGGATGTCTTTTTGCACGCGGTTGAGCAGCAGCTCGCGCGGGGTGGTCTGGTCGAGGACCGTCATGCGTTTAGGCTACCACCCGGTGGACGGTCGAACGTCCCTCCAGCACGGCATTTTCGGCCCTTGAGGCCCGACCGACCGGTCAGGCAGGCCGGGCCTCAGGGGCCGCTCAAGGGGGCGGCGGGGGCCCCATGCAGGGACCCCCGCTGCGGCGCGGTGCTCAGTGGAGTTCCGCGATCACTTCGATTTCGACGAGGACGTCGCGGGGCAGACGGGCGACCTGCACGGTGCTGCGCGCCGGGTAGGGCTCCGCGAAGTGCTCCGCGTACACGGCGTTCACGACCGGGAAGTCGTTCATGTCCGCGAGGAACACGGTGGCCTTCACGACGCGCGCGAAGTCGGTGCCGGCAGCGGCGAGGACGGCGCGCAGGTTGGTGAACACCTGGCGGGCCTGGGCGTCCACGCCGCCCTCGACGAGCATGCCGTCGGGCGTGAGGGGAATCTGGCCGCTGGTGTACACGAGACCGCCGGCGATGACGGCCTGGCTGTACGGGCCGATGGCGGCGGGGGCGTGCGGGGTCTGGATGGCGTCTTTCATGCGTCCTCCTCGGAGATGATGGTGTTGCGGTGCGCGCGGCCGAGCGTGCGCTGTTCGCCGCGCCGCCGCGTGTCCCAGGCGGTGATCAGCAGGGCGATCAGGAACACCGCGCCGCCCAGGGCGATGCCGAGCCGGCGTTCCGGGTAGAGGA encodes:
- a CDS encoding PEGA domain-containing protein yields the protein MKRLAGLLLLAGGLSACTPLVLLGKPVADVRVGANVRGNIASDGGVQQGDPLNLEVRVSRDAYVTAFLLPPDGHAVRLGAANTPATASNALTFALPTNALGRTEVFAVAGTSPLPFPDTTPGGGTNGFADWLKASLAGVPDRAWNVTPQYYRATQYGALRVTAFPAGATIQLDGQTVGVAPALLERVEVGAHTLTVSAAGYAPEQRPVSVRAGAVGTEAFTLRRLPRPATLVVTSDAPARVSLDGREAGRTPFTARIRTGERTLKVTPDNTALAPATLRLRAPETAVLTVECRTGTTFTCALVSVLPGE
- a CDS encoding Lrp/AsnC family transcriptional regulator, whose amino-acid sequence is MTVLDQTTPRELLLNRVQKDIPIVARPYQVLAQDVGLTEAEALDILRETKAAGVLRQVSAIFDTRTLGYKSSLVAAVYDEDHLDAGAEIVNEHPGVSHNYKRNHDFNLWYTIAVPSESDLEAHVQKLHELSGARLTRLMPTLHLFKIGVEFDMTGKEAWNAKSAPQYTNENRNIGYQVTDTDRQFVLEFQKDLPLTEEPYAEACAALGMTIDELAAHADQMKAAGALRRVSAVFKHQKAGFTFNAMGVWAVPEADVAETGRKMAEFKAVSHCYLRPTYPEWPYTIFTMVHGRSKEEAFGKIQAIADEVAPGVDHAILYSTKEYKKVRLEFYKPEFYAWAREQLGTEA
- a CDS encoding RidA family protein, whose translation is MKDAIQTPHAPAAIGPYSQAVIAGGLVYTSGQIPLTPDGMLVEGGVDAQARQVFTNLRAVLAAAGTDFARVVKATVFLADMNDFPVVNAVYAEHFAEPYPARSTVQVARLPRDVLVEIEVIAELH